TGGCTCTACTCCCGACTGCAGCGCCGCGGCTATCTGCGCCGCGACGTCCAGCGCATGATCAACCAGGACCGCAACTATTTCGGCGCCGCCATGGTCGCGCGCGGCGAGGCGGACTGCATGGTCACCGGCGTGACCCGCAACTTCAACATGGCCCTGAAGGAGGTCCGCCGCGTCCTGGACGTCACGGACCGGATGATCGGCCTGTCGATCCTCCTGGCCAAGGGCCGCACCCTGTTCGTGGCCGACACCTCGATCCACGAACTGCCCAACGCCGCCGAACTGGCCGAGATCGCGGTCAAGGCCGCCGCCACGGTCCAGAAGCTGGGCCGCAAGCCGCGCGTCGCCTTTCTCAGCTACTCGACCTTCGGCGACCCGCCGGGCGACCGCGGCGAGAAGGTGCGCGAGGCCATCCGCATCCTCGACTCCATGGATGTCGATTTCGAATATGAAGGCGAGATGCCGCCGGCCCTGGCGCTGAATTCCGACGCCCGCGCCAACTATCCCTTCATGCGCCTGACCGGCGACGCCAACGTCCTGGTCATGCCGGCCATCCATTCGGCGGCCATCTCGACGCGCCTGGTCCAGTCGCTGGGCGGCGCCACGGTGATCGGCCCTCTGCTGGTCGGCCTGGAGAAGTCGGTGCAGATCGTGCCCCTGGGCGCCTCGGTCAGCGAGATCATCACCGCCGCCACCTTCGCGGCCTACGCCGACGGGGTGAAGGTCGAGGACTGACGCCGGTTCGCCGGCCCATTAGGTTGAGAGGCGGCCCTGCGGGGCCGCCTCTTTGCGTTTGGGCTCAGGCTTTCGGGTTCAGGCGGCGGCGCTCGAACGTCAGCCGCGCCCATTCGGCCGCGCAGAAGACCACGGCGATGACGCCCAGCCAGGCGGCGATGACGAACATGGCCGCATAGCCCTGACGCTCGATCAGTTCGCCCAGCGCCCCCCGCCCCAAGGTGCCGATCAGCAGGGCCAGGGAGGTGAAGACGGCGAACTGAACCGCGCCGAACATCTTGTTCGACAGGGCCGACAGATAGGCGACGAAGGCCGCCCCGCGAAGCCGCCGGCGATGTTCTCGCCGGCGATGGCCAGCATCAGGCGCGCCAGGGGCTCGCCCACGCCGAACAGGCCGAACAGCTTGTAGAGGCCCGTCGCGCTCATGACGGCGCCGATCACCGGCGCCCCGAGGGCCAGGTCCATCATCAGCAGATTGGTCGCCGCCGACAGGATCGCGCCCAGCAAGAGGCTGGCCATCCGGCCGACGACCAGCAGGGCCCAGCCGCCCAGGGCGATGCCGACGATGGTCATGACCACGCCGAAGGTCTTGGACGCCAGGGCGATCTCCGTCTTGGTGTGGCCCAGGGCCCCGCCCGTGTCGCCCATGTAGAAGGGGAAGGCGAACGGCCCCCACACCCCGTCGGTGATGCGATAGGTCAGGATCAGACCCAGGACGATCACCGCCCCCAGCCCAGGCGGCCCATCAGCTCGACCAGGGGCGCCAGGATGGCGTCATAGAGGGTGTTGGCCAGGGCGGGCGCCTCCGCCCCCTCGACCGTCGGCTTGGTCTTCCCGCCGCGCCAGACGATGATCCCGGCCAGGACGGCGGGCAGGATCACGGCCATGCCGACGATCCACGGCCCCCAGACGGCGGTGAACTCTCCGGCGCTGGGGGCCGGCTTGACGCTCAGGGCGGTGACCATGAAACGCACCAGCATGAAGGCCGCCCAGGCCCAGGCGGCCAGGGTGACGGCCAGGGCCGTCATGCGCAGGCGCGGCGAGCCGATGCGCTCGCGCGCGATGGCGGTCCGCGGCGCCGCCTTGGGCTCGGGCGCGATCAGCGTGCCGACCAGGCCCAGCCCCATCAGCCCCGCCCCGATGACGAAGGTCGCCGCCCAGCCGAGATGATCCGCCAGCACCAGAGCCCCCGCGCCGCCCACCAGCGCCGCCGTGCGGAAGCCCAGCTGATAGACGGTGGACAGCAGGTCCACGGGCGTCCTCTCGTCCGCGACCTCGATCCGCCAGGTGTCGATGACGATATCCTGGGTCGCCGAGGCGAAGGCGCCCAGGGCCGCGGCGCCCGCCAGCACCCCGATGGCGTTCGTGCCCGGGTGCGACAGGGCGATGGTCAGCAGGGCGCCCGCCAGGACGATCTGGCACAACACCAGCCAGGAGCGACGGCGGCCCATGCGCCCGATCAGGGGCGGGATCAGGCCGACCGAGGGCGACCACAGGAATTTGAAGGCCCCGAACAGCCCCACCCAGGACAGGACGCCGATCGTCGCCACCGAGACCCCGGCGTCGGACAGCCAGGCGTTCAGCGTGCCGAACAGCATGGCGAAGGGCAGGCCCGCCGAGAACCCCAGCAACAGCATGGCCAGGGTGCGCCGTTCGCGAAACGCCGCCTTGAGCACGCCCAGCCCTTTCGGGGACGGCTGAAGCGCCGCGACCTCGGAAGCGGGCGTCTTGAAATCGGTCATGCGGGGCTCCGGCGGGCGCCGCCGGGACTCATGGGCGACGGGTTACTGGCAGTCTAGGACGCCGCGACCTTGGCGCGGTTGGCGGCGTTCGTCCAGCGGGCCAGGGCGGCGCGCAGGGCGTCGGCCTCCAGCGGTTTGGCCAGGTGGTCATCCATCCCCGCCTCGAGACAGGCGAGGCGGTCCTCGGCGAAGGCGTTGGCGGTCAGTGCGACGATCGGCGTCTGGTCCCCGCGCGCCCGCAGCGCCCGCGCCGCGCTCGGTCCGTCCAGGCGCGGCATGCGCATGTCCATGAAGATCAGGTCGAAACGGGCCGCCTTGGTGGCGTCCAGCGCCTCCTGGCCGTCGGCCGCGCTCTGGACCACGCAGCCCTCGCGCCGCAGCAGGGTCTTGGCCAGAAGGGCCCCGACCGGATTGTCCTCGACCAGAAGGATCCGCACCCCCTTGAAGGCGACGTTGGCCACCCGGTCGTCCTCGCCCGGCCGCGCGTGCGGGACGGGCAGGCCGCGCCGAGCCCCCGCCGCGGCCAGCACGCGCTCGGCCAGCGACGCCGGACGCAGGGGCTTGATCAGATAGCCGCAGAAGCCCCCCGCCCGATAGCGGTCGATCAGGTCACGCTCGGACGGGCGCAGCAGGACGATGGCCTGGCCCTGGGTCGGACGGCTGGCCAACTCGCCGTCCTCGGCGCCGGCGTGGTCGACCAGGGTGATCCCGGCCTGGCGCGCCGCCCGGCCGCCCGAGGCCTCGATCTGATCAGCCGCCGCGCGGCGCACGAAGGGGTCGGGGGTGCGGATCGCCACCGTCACCCCGTCCAGCGGGCGCGGACGCGGCGCCCCGTCCGGCGCGAGCGGAAACTCGGCCTCGAAGCGGAAGCGGGCGCCGGGTCCGTCGGGCCGGTCCTCGACCACGGCGGTCCCGCCCATGGCCCGGGCCAGCCGTCGCACCACCGCCAGACCCAGGCCGGCGCCGTCGAAACGGGCGGCGTCGGAGGCGTCGGCGTGGCCGAACTCGTCGAAGATGCGGCCGCGCGCTTCCGCAGGCACGCCGGGGCCGGTGTCGTCGACGATGAAGACGAGGCGGGCGCGCGCCGCGCCGCCGCGCCGACCCTCGACCATCTGGCCCTCGACCGCCAGCCGCACGCCGCCCCGGTCGGTGAACTTCACCGCATTGCCGGCCAGGTTGAACAGGATCTGCCGCAGGCGGCCCTCGTCGGCGACCACGTCCGGGGCGTCGGCGGCGACCGACCAGACGATCTCCAGCCCCTTGTCGTGGGCGCGCGGGCTCAACAGCTCGGCCACGCCCCGCACCAGCGCCTCCAGCTCGACCGGCGCCGGATCGAACTCCAGGGCCTCGGCCTCGAGGCGGGCGTAGTCCAACAGGTCGTTGACCAGGCCCAGCAGATGCTCGGCCGACTTCTGCGCCGCCTCGGCATAGGCGCGCTGCGCCCCGTCCAGACGGGTGCGCGACAACAGACCCAGCATGCCGATCACCCCGTTCAAGGGGGTGCGCATCTCATGGCTCATCAGCCGCAGGAACTGCTGCTCGGGCGAGGCCGCGTCCGCAGGTCCCGCCGCCTGAGGGGGGACGGGGAAAAGTTCGGTTTGCGATGACGATCTGCGGCGGGTCTGTCCCATGGCCTCACGCTAGGCCCCAGGGGTTAATCACAGGCGAACGGCGTTTGCGCAGCCCCCGGCTCATAGACGGGGAACATGGCCCGGCGGCTGGCCTGGCGGTCGAAGTCGTCCTGGGCGCCGACCGTGGTGCGGCGATACATCAGGGCCTCGGCCACATGGCGACGCAGGACGCCGTCGGCTCCGTCGAGGTCGGCGATGGTGCGGGCCAGGCGCAGGGTGCGGGTCCAGCCGCGCGCCGTCAGTTCGCCCGTCTCGCCTGCCTTCATCAACAGGGCGCGGCCCGCCGCGTCGGGCGCGGCGAACCGCTCGAGGGCCTCGCCCGAGGCCCGGGCGTTCAGCGCCTGCGTCCCTTCCAGCCCCGCCTCGGCGACGCGGGCCTGCTGCATCTCCATGGCGGCGGCGACGCGTCGGGCGGCCTCGGCCGTGCCTTCGGCGGGGGCGGGCAGGATCATGTCCGCGGCGGTGACCGGCGGCGTCTCCACCGTCAGGTCGATGCGGTCGAACATCGGGCCGGAGATGCGGTTCTGATAGTCCTTCTGGCAGCGCGGGGCCTTGCCGCAGGCGCCGCGCCCCGGTCCGCCCAGGCCGCAGCGGCAGGGGTTCATCGCCGCCACCAGCTGGAACCGCGCCGGATAGCGCACATGGGCGTTGGCCCGCGCCACCACGATCTCGCCCGTCTCCAGCGGCTGGCGCAGGGAATCCAGGGCCTGGGGCGAATATTCAGGCAGCTCGTCGAGGAACAGCACGCCGTTGTGCGCCAGGGAGGCCTCGCCCGGCTTGGCCTTGAGCCCGCCCCCGGTCAGGGCGGCCATGG
The nucleotide sequence above comes from Brevundimonas naejangsanensis. Encoded proteins:
- a CDS encoding MFS transporter, whose amino-acid sequence is MTDFKTPASEVAALQPSPKGLGVLKAAFRERRTLAMLLLGFSAGLPFAMLFGTLNAWLSDAGVSVATIGVLSWVGLFGAFKFLWSPSVGLIPPLIGRMGRRRSWLVLCQIVLAGALLTIALSHPGTNAIGVLAGAAALGAFASATQDIVIDTWRIEVADERTPVDLLSTVYQLGFRTAALVGGAGALVLADHLGWAATFVIGAGLMGLGLVGTLIAPEPKAAPRTAIARERIGSPRLRMTALAVTLAAWAWAAFMLVRFMVTALSVKPAPSAGEFTAVWGPWIVGMAVILPAVLAGIIVWRGGKTKPTVEGAEAPALANTLYDAILAPLVELMGRLGWGR
- a CDS encoding response regulator, with product MGQTRRRSSSQTELFPVPPQAAGPADAASPEQQFLRLMSHEMRTPLNGVIGMLGLLSRTRLDGAQRAYAEAAQKSAEHLLGLVNDLLDYARLEAEALEFDPAPVELEALVRGVAELLSPRAHDKGLEIVWSVAADAPDVVADEGRLRQILFNLAGNAVKFTDRGGVRLAVEGQMVEGRRGGAARARLVFIVDDTGPGVPAEARGRIFDEFGHADASDAARFDGAGLGLAVVRRLARAMGGTAVVEDRPDGPGARFRFEAEFPLAPDGAPRPRPLDGVTVAIRTPDPFVRRAAADQIEASGGRAARQAGITLVDHAGAEDGELASRPTQGQAIVLLRPSERDLIDRYRAGGFCGYLIKPLRPASLAERVLAAAGARRGLPVPHARPGEDDRVANVAFKGVRILLVEDNPVGALLAKTLLRREGCVVQSAADGQEALDATKAARFDLIFMDMRMPRLDGPSAARALRARGDQTPIVALTANAFAEDRLACLEAGMDDHLAKPLEADALRAALARWTNAANRAKVAAS